In one window of Trichoderma breve strain T069 chromosome 7 map unlocalized scaffold00008, whole genome shotgun sequence DNA:
- a CDS encoding zinc-binding dehydrogenase domain-containing protein produces MAEEIPKTSKQWRVTGYDGFDALKFMEEEVPILSDNYVLVKSASLNFRDIIIPLGKYPFSQKPNVVPGSDGAGTVIAVGKNVTRFRPGDKVVTILNQRHLAGSMDAQAADSGLGGSIDGTLRSVGAFDEQGLVKMPEGLKFIEAATLSCAGLTAWNALFGLSAKQLMAGQWVLTQGTGGVSLFAVQFAKLVGARVIATTSSDEKAKLLKSLGADHIINYQETLDWGEVAKELTGGIGVDLVVEVAGASTMKQSVASLKLDGTMSVVGFVGGEGNGAEVPNLLDPWLKHYTVRGISVGSRQQMEAMCLAIEANLDKLRPIVDSRVFELEELRDAYKYLQAGKNLGKVCINIE; encoded by the exons ATGGCTGAAGAGATTCCTAAGACATCTAAACAGTGGAGAGTCACTGGCtatgatggatttgatgcCCTGAAGTTcatggaggaagaagtcCCTATCCTTTCCGATAATTACGTACTCGTTAAAA GCGCATCACTAAAC TTTCGTGACATTATCATTCCCCTTGGCAAGTATCCATTCTCTCAAAAGCCCAACGTCGTTCCCGGGTCGGATGGAGCCGGAACAGTCATCGCGGTTGGCAAAAATGTTACGCGATTCAGACCAGGGGATAAGGTTGTTACGATCCTCAACCAACGACATTTGGCGGGGTCGATGGATGCTCAAGCCGCAGATTCAGGGCTTGGTGGATCAATCGACGGAACATTGCGCTCAGTCGGTGCGTTTGACGAGCAGGGACTTGTCAAGATGCCGGAAGGCTTGAAATTCATCGAGGCTGCCACTCTTAGCTGCGCCGGTCTAACTGCCTGGAATGCTCTTTTCGGATTATCAGCCAAGCAACTCATGGCAGGCCAATGGGTTTTAACACAAGGTACAGGAGGAGTCAGCTTATTTGCTGTGCAGTTTGCCAAACTGGTTGGCGCTAGAGTCATTGCAACAACGAGCTCTGATGAAAAGGCCAAATTACTTAAAAGTCTAGGTGCCGATCACATCATCAACTATCAAGAGACGCTAGACTGGGGAGAAGTCGCCAAGGAATTGACTGGAGGAATTGGTGTAGATTTAGTCGTCGAGGTTGCAGGAGCATCGACAATGAAGCAGAGCGTTGCTAGTTTGAAGCTTGATGGTACTATGAGCGTTGTTGGTTTCGTTGGAGGCGAGGGCAACGGAGCAGAAGTTCCAAATTTGTTAGATCCGTGGCTTAAACATTACACGGTTCGCGGCATCTCAGTCGGTAGCCGGCAGCAAATGGAGGCTATGTGCCTTGCTATTGAGGCCAATTTGGACAAGCTTCGGCCGATTGTTGACTCACGGGTATTtgaacttgaagagctcaGAGATGCCTACAAGTATTTGCAAGCTGGAAAGAATTTAGGGAAAGTTTGTATCAACATAGAATAA
- a CDS encoding cytochrome p450 domain-containing protein, with the protein MTTSKNSNIPQPRTIPLLGNIPDINLEYPLGSLLHLADKYGPIYKLSIGGTKLVILSSYEFVNEACDDSRFKKSIQGDLEELRAVVHDGLFTSSGEEEENWGIAHRVLMSAFGPMSIRGMFDNMHEVSSQLTLKWARYGSSTPISVGEDFTRLTLDTVALCSMGFRFNSYYRDDMHPFIKAMYAVLKAAGDRNMRVLPSILHKSADRKFESNIAILRTTAGQVLAARQKAPDATGDPKDLLNAMINGVDPKTGRKMTEQSIIDNLITFLVAGHETTAATLSFTMYQLVTNPDVYRKVQAEIDHVVGSGPIMIDHVGKLKYLSAVIRETLRFNAPISAFAREATKDETVGGKYRVKAGEQLVCLLAKSHLDPKVYGDTANEFVPERMMDDNFNRLMKEFPHCWSPFGTGLRSCIGRPFAWQEMILALAMLMQNFNFVMDNPSYSLIVQETLTIKPKDFKIRAIPRGGLMPFQLEARLAGAFSGKTPGPLPISDQQSLSGGTKLTILYGSDSGTCEFMAQRLANDASSHGFKATADTLDAGREALPTDGPIVIITSSYEGQPPHNAGHFVDWIQNMDGEKLDNVAYAVYGCGHSDWVKSFHRIPRLVDSTLEKLGARRIVSMGTTNAKDRDMFSDFECWEDELLWPAIEKQFGGCTENDKSPISGLSVSFSTPRAVTLRQDTREGFVVAARTLVTSDYLAVLPHNPKETVLRAIRRFNLAWDSHVVITASEPTTLPTDTSIPISSLLTSYVELGQPATKRNVLSLYLLAEDGKSKQQLYHLATDAYETEVRLKRVSILDIAEQFSDLLIPFNHFLLLLPPMRVRKYSISSSPLSDPTTATLTYSVIDSPALSGNGRYIGVTSSYLSSLAPGDRLQVSIRAGQGGFRMPADSSKTPIICIATGTGIAPFRAFIEERSIILKSGRSLAPAVLFYGCRNPLDDDLYYDEFRTWEAAGVVTVFRSYSRQPEASHGCKYVQDRIWHERQNVTQLWDSNAKIYVCGSNVMADGVRETLIRILSNKLQTKGVPMGKKEAMEWFERITSERYAIDVFD; encoded by the exons ATGACCACGAGCAAGAACTCAAACATCCCACAACCGCGGACAATTCCGCTGCTGGGAAACATCCCAGATATTAATCTAGAATACCCGCTTGGatcccttcttcatcttgcagaTAAATACG GGCCAATATACAAGTTATCCATCGGTGGCACCAAACTGGTGATTCTTTCATCATACGAATTTGTCAACGAAGCCTGCGATGATAGCCGATTCAAAAAGTCTATTCAAGGTGATCTTGAG GAACTCAGGGCCGTTGTACATGATGGACTTTTTACG TCttcaggagaagaagaagaaaattgggGAATTGCGCACCGCGTGTTGATGTCTGCTTTTGGGCCAATGTCGATCCGAGGAATGTTCGATAATATGCATGAGGTGTCAAGCCAACTTACCCTGAAATGGGCGCGCTATGGTTCATCTACACCGATTTCCGTTGGAGAAGACTTCACACGTCTCACCCTCGATACTGTTGCGCTCTGCTCCATGGGGTTTCGATTTAACTCCTATTACCGAGACGACATGCATCCGTTTATTAAAGCAATGTATGCTGTACTAAAGGCCGCCGGAGACAGGAACATGCGCGTATTACCGTCCATCCTTCATAAGTCAGCAGATCGCAAATTCGAGTCCAATATCGCCATCCTGCGAACGACTGCTGGGCAAGTCTTAGCAGCTAGGCAAAAAGCCCCAGATGCCACTGGTGATCCTAAAGATCTTTTAAACGCCATGATCAACGGCGTGGACCCTAAAACTGGCCGCAAAATGACAGAGCAGAGCATCATTGACAATTTGATCACGTTTCTTGTTGCAGGCCATGAAACCACCGCTGCCACGCTTTCGTTCACTATGTATCAATTAGTAACGAACCCCGACGTTTACCGCAAGGTACAGGCTGAGATTGATCACGTCGTGGGGAGTGGGCCGATCATGATAGATCATGTTGGGAAGCTAAAGTACTTATCCGCG GTCATTCGAGAGACTTTGCGATTTAATGCACCAATCTCGGCATTTGCCAGAGAGGCAACCAAAGATGAAACCGTTGGAGGTAAGTACCGGGTCAAAGCTGGCGAACAACTCGTCTGCCTGCTGGCAAAATCCCACCTTGATCCGAAAGTCTACGGGGATACCGCCAACGAGTTTGTGCCTGAGAGAATGATGGATGATAACTTCAATCGCCTAATGAAAGAGTTTCCACACTGTTGGAGTCCCTTTGGTACTGGACTACGAAGCTGCATTGGGAGGCCTTTTGCCTGGCAAGAGATGATTCTAGCACTCGCTATGCTTATGCAAAACTTCAACTTCGTTATGGACAACCCGTCTTATTCGTTAATCGTACAAGAAACTCTGACTATAAAGCCAAAAGACTTCAAAATTCGAGCTATACCACGAGGCGGACTTATGCCTTTCCAATTGGAAGCACGGCTTGCTGGAGCTTTTAGTGGGAAGACGCCAGGCCCATTACCAATTTCGGATCAACAATCGC TAAGTGGTGGCACAAAATTGACAATACTCTACGGTTCGGATTCTGGAACATGTGAATTCATGGCTCAGCGACTGGCAAatgatgcttcttctcatgGCTTCAAGGCTACAGCGGACACATTGGATGCTGGTAGAGAAGCACTCCCTACAGACGGGCcaatcgtcatcatcacatctTCATATGAGGGGCAACCACCACATAATGCCGGCCATTTTGTCGACTGGATCCAAAATATGGACGGAGAAAAATTAGACAACGTTGCTTACGCCGTTTATGGCTGCG GTCACTCCGATTGGGTCAAATCTTTTCATCGCATTCCTCGACTAGTAGATTCTACTCTAGAGAAGCTCGGTGCTCGTCGCATTGTTTCAATGGGGACCACTAATGCCAAGGATAGAGATATGTTCAGCGACTTTGAATGCTGGGAGGATGAACTTCTCTGGCCCGCAATCGAAAAGCAGTTTGGCGGATGTACAGAGAACGATAAGTCACCCATTTCCGGTCTTTCGGTGTCCTTTTCGACTCCCAGGGCTGTAACTCTCCGCCAGGATACTAGAGAGGGGTTTGTGGTGGCTGCCCGCACTTTGGTAACCA GCGATTACCTCGCCGTGCTTCCTCATAACCCAAAAGAAACAGTATTGAGAGCTATACGGCGCTTCAACTTGGCATGGGACTCCCATGTTGTCATCACGGCTTCAGAACCAACCACCCTCCCAACGGATACTAGTATCCCTATATCGAGTCTATTGACATCCTACGTGGAGCTTGGACAACCAGCAACTAAACGG AATGTTCTTAGTCTCTATCTTCTTGCTGAGGATGGGAAGTCGAAACAGCAGCTTTATCACCTAGCTACCGATGCCTATGAGACGGAGGTTAGGCTCAAACGCGTCTCTATACTTGACATTGCCGAGCAGTTTTCAGACCTTTTAATACCTTTCAAccacttcctcctccttctacCACCTATGAGAGTACGAAAATA TTCAATTTCATCCTCTCCACTTTCAGATCCTACAACCGCCACCTTAACGTATTCGGTCATTGATAGCCCTGCATTGTCTGGGAACGGCCGATATATTGGTGTTACATCGTCGTATTTGTCGTCGCTTGCACCGGGAGATCGACTCCAGGTCTCTATCCGCGCTGGTCAAGGTGGGTTCCGTATGCCAGCTGATTCGAGCAAAACGCCAATAATTTGCATCGCCACTGGTACCGGTATTGCTCCATTTCGGGCTTTCATCGAAGAGCGTTCCATCATTCTGAAAAGCGGACGCTCGCTTGCACCCGCAGTTCTCTTTTATGGCTGCCGAAACCCTTTGGACGACGATTTATATTATGATGAGTTTCGCACGTGGGAAGCCGCTGGCGTTGTTACTGTTTTCCGATCCTATAGTCGTCAACCCGAAGCCTCTCACGGATGCAAATATGTACAAGACCGCATCTGGCATGAACGACAGAATGTCACCCAGCTGTGGGACAGCAATGCTAAAATCTATGTTTGTGGCTCTAACGTAATGGCAGATGGGGTCAGAGAAACTTTGATTCGCATCTTGTCAAATAAACTTCAAACGAAAGGGGTACCAATGGGAAAGAAGGAAGCAATGGAGTGGTTTGAACGTATCACCAGCGAACGATATGCGATTGATGTTTTTGACTAG
- a CDS encoding fungal specific transcription factor domain-containing protein: protein MEVAYQVNRRKACDLCFFKKIKCDMLEPTCSNCRLYKAECCTTRARKRFKSAQPQPAELPCSPVAPDHAAMASQDGTRRIESIESRLARMEERIEQIFGAVTAATTQSQETPSLVTTALSPFPVPNQLPDQPLTHFDNDFTGVLSQLSSVTHPVDLAASETLMSDTKWTNSYPHLPPFEEIQPIIEHYFTHINSLMPLFSQTTFLRKLHDYYASECQNPRKTWAAINIVLALGTRLPTSPSDDLDLQNEDGQAAKYVSNVQSVLSELVTRDVDLLSLQVILGLVIIFNSLKDSSPAVVLIGTAIRLAHRLHLHSRDHQHNSPDEVLQRSRVFWIAYLFDKDICIRHHTPSVQADDDIDLDLPTDMPPDGAGNVYAKDGRFLVNFFRLRLRLAHVQGQVYDQLFSTRASKITPQERQRRVALLHNQLERWRLTVPPELQADVVTEHANRTAIFWLCMTHFSYLGCLVMIHGMWSHDAEWRKRLKPSTFGSDDIDRPRSLPPLPGGWKYCVHMSRHCMMLMCRAPLSDCSIWTNGCAYFSALIIILANLLENPMHKAVDDDLRLTHYAVGIFDRMSDASSIVQMKRLNVVAAELDRRARLVVKHVRQFIAVNGSPPLERHYHREIDQGSLTGLQWDWGDDGVEAWPNMDVSLNDAYSSIIFGSELPGVEFGPFDNWMETQMGKLFSPPQFSTFTGFSG, encoded by the exons ATGGAAGTAGCCTACCAAGTGAATAGGCGAAAAG CCTGCGACTTATGTttcttcaagaagatcaaatgCGATATGCTTGAGCCAACCTGTTCCAACTGTCGGCTTTACAAGGCAGAATGCTGCACTACGCGAGCGCGGAAACGATTTAAATCCGCTCAGCCACAGCCAGCAGAGCTGCCTTGCTCACCAGTAGCTCCTGATcacgccgccatggccagTCAAGATGG GACGAGGCGAATCGAAAGCATTGAATCGAGGCTTGCTCGCATGGAGGAACGGATCGAACAAATTTTTGGTGCTGTGACTGCGGCTACTACCCAATCTCAAGAGACACCATCTCTGGTGACTACAGCACTGTCACCATTTCCAGTGCCAAATCAGCTGCCCGACCAGCCCCTAACTCATTTTGACAATGATTTTACCGGCGTTTTGAGTCAGCTCTCTAGTGTGACTCACCCAGTTGATTTGGCTGCATCTGAAACCCTTATGTCTGACACGAAGTGGACCAACTCATATCCTCACCTCCCGCCCTTTGAGGAAATTCAGCCCATCATAGAACACTATTTCACCCACATAAACTCATTGATGCCGCTCTTCTCGCAAACAACATTCCTCCGCAAGCTACATGACTATTACGCATCTGAGTGTCAAAATCCTCGAAAGACATGGGCTGCAATAAATATCGTGCTGGCGCTGGGCACTCGCTTGCCCACTTCTCCTTCTGATGATCTCGATTTACaaaatgaagatggccaagcGGCTAAGTATGTCAGCAATGTTCAATCAGTCCTCTCAGAGTTGGTTACTCGAGACGTGGACTTGCTTAGCTTGCAGGTTATCCTAGGACTAGTCATCATTTTCAACAGCCTGAAAGATTCAAGTCCTGCAGTGGTGCTTATTGGGACGGCAATTCGCCTCGCCCACCGTCTGCACCTCCACAGTCGAGATCACCAACATAACAGCCCTGATGAGGTCCTGCAGCGCAGCCGTGTCTTTTGGATTGCCTACCTGTTTGATAAGGATATATGTATCCGCCATCATACGCCATCAGTTCAAGCCGACGATGACATCGACCTAGACCTCCCAACTGACATGCCTCCTGACGGAGCTGGGAACGTTTACGCCAAAGATGGCCGTTTCTTAGTCAATTTCTTCCGACTCCGGCTGCGATTGGCGCATGTTCAAGGCCAAGTATATGATCAACTCTTCTCTACTCGGGCCTCCAAGATCACGCCACAAGAACGCCAAAGACGCGTTGCTCTCCTCCACAACCAGCTGGAGCGCTGGAGATTGACAGTGCCGCCCGAGCTGCAGGCAGATGTTGTAACTGAGCACGCCAACCGCACAGCAATTTTCTGGCTCTGTATGACGCACTTCTCGTATCTTGGATGTCTAGTTATGATTCACGGGATGTGGAGTCACGATGCCGAGTGGCGGAAGCGTCTGAAGCCCTCAACCTTTGGAAGTGACGATATAGACCGCCCCAGATCGCTTCCACCCCTCCCTGGGGGCTGGAAATACTGCGTCCATATGAGCAGGCACtgcatgatgctgatgtGTCGGGCTCCCTTGAGCGATTGTAGCATATG GACGAATGGATGTGCCTATTTCTCGGCCTTGATTATTATTCTGGCCAACCTCCTTGAGAATCCCATGCACAAGGCAGTGGACGATGACTTACGACTCACACACTATGCCGTCGGAATATTTGACAGGATGAGTGATGCGTCCAGCATTGTGCAAATGAAGCGTCTGAATGTAGTTGCTGCCGAGCTGGATCGTCGCGCGAGGCTGGTCGTCAAGCACGTACGGCAGTTCATCGCGGTGAATGGGTCTCCTCCGTTAGAAAGACACTACCACCGCGAGATCGATCAAGGCTCGCTCACTGGTCTACAGTGGGACTGGGGAgacgatggtgttgaagccTGGCCGAACATGGATGTCTCATTA AATGACGCCTACAGTAGCATTATCTTCGGAAGCGAGTTGCCAGGTGTTGAATTTGGACCGTTTGATAACTGGATGGAAACCCAAATGGGCAAACTGTTCAGCCCCCCGCAGTTTAGTACATTCACCGGCTTTTCAGGATGA
- a CDS encoding mitochondrial carrier protein domain-containing protein: protein MPSFGGGDILSAAAVATVVVDVTVHPMDTIITRIQSPAYRTHYRQLNGLFHPSLFRGLYQGFGPTLIAGIPSSAAFFAIYEASKSLFENAQKSGHLQFVPLPIAHAISGAAADLMACAIINPAEVLKQNAQVSQQRSTSPGQRSHLMQALKTFSRQPTRLWTGYTMLVASSLPGTSLTFSLYEWLKKRLTAGDSDLARDIQYQAKVSAMSAAAAAGCASCIFVPVDVVKTRMRLAAGGNTPASSSAKTVVQGPMATAKNILRTEGVRGLFRGLTFTFLASMFGAGLYLGCYEGCKLYMAGDGGSDKKLSG from the exons ATGCCTTCcttcggcggcggcgacatTCTCTCG GCTGCGGCAGTTGCCACAGTCGTGGTGGATGTAACGGTGCACCCCATGGACACCATCATTACAAGAATCCAATCGCCCGCCTACAGGACGCACTACCGCCAGTTGAATGGCCTGTTCCATCCCAGTCTGTTTCGCGGGCTCTATCAAGGCTTTGGTCCAACTTTGATAGCTGGAATACCATCATCCGCAGCCTTCTTTGCAATCTATGAGGCCTCAAAGAGCCTCTTTGAAAATGCGCAGAAATCGGGTCATTTACAGTTTGTCCCTCTTCCAATTGCACATGCAATCAGTGGTGCGGCCGCGGATCTCATGGCCtgtgccatcatcaatcCAGCGGAAGTGCTTAAGCAGAATGCACAAGTCTCCCAACAAAGGAGCACATCTCCTGGACAGCGTTCGCATCTGATGCAGGCCTTGAAGACGTTTTCACGGCAACCCACCCGGCTATGGACAGGTTATACCATGTTAGTGGCCAGCTCTCTGCCAGGGACTAGTCTGACATTTAGCCTGTATGAATGGCTCAAGAAGAGATTGACGGCGGGGGATAGTGATCTGGCTCGTGACATTCAGTATCAAGCAAAAGTCAGCGCCATGAGTGCTGCCGCCGCAGCTGGCTGTGCTTCATGTATATTTGTTCCTGTGGATGTTGTCAAGACGAGAATGAGGCTGGCGGCGGGCGGCAACACCCCGGCTAGTTCCAGTGCAAAAACAGTCGTTCAGGGCCCCATGGCTACAGCGAAGAATATTCTTCGGACCGAGGGGGTGAGAGGCCTGTTTCGTGGACTCACTTTTACATTCTTAGCAAGCATGTTTGGCGCTGGATTATACCTAGGCTGCTACGAGGGTTGTAAATTATACATGGCAGGCGACGGAGGCTCTGACAAGAAGCTTAGTGGATGA
- a CDS encoding NADH:flavin oxidoreductase / NADH oxidase family domain-containing protein produces MGMQRYQDSGDAAKQATLGEPLTFHFAKQTMNGRIFKASMGETLATWDFKNIEASGIPTEEIKELYRRWGEHKNGFGMILTGNIQISSTLPHLQGDLIIDASHPFHGPRFEAYKELASAGKAGGSLMVAQLSYAGRQALAANSRTAAIAPSIVPYRNSKATDAQNTMFVTTREATQADIDFLIEGFVHAAEYLEAAGFDGIELHGAHGYVIAQFLSPRTNKRVDSYGGSLANRMRFLLEISKKIRARTSPSFIVGVKLNSVEFQEGGFGAAEAAEVCRVLQDEVGMDFVELSGGTLEKVGHEWTKETTINREAFFLRFAELIVPQLGKTAAERRTKVFITGGLRTVDAMISALSTVDAVGIARPAAQEPWIGRDLLSGRVTSVVKPVSPFDNDSTLGLILAGAQMQQVASGFQPFDSSDEEAIKSFLKDKEAHEAAAIVDHERKRPWFPLVTSANSTPYESP; encoded by the exons ATGGGAATGCAGAGATATCAGGACAGTGGCGATGCCGCAAAGCAAGCGACCCTGGGGGAACCGCTTACATTCCATTTCGCCAAACAGACTATGAACGGTCGAATCTTTAAGGCATCTATGGGCGAAACTCTTGCAACCTGGGACTTTAAAAACATAGAAGCTAGTGGAATCCCTACTgaggaaataaaagaattatATAGAAG ATGGGGCGAACACAAAAATGGGTTTGGGATGATACTTACGGGTAACATTCAGATCAGTTCAACCTTGCCACACTTGCAGGGCGATCTCATTATTGATGCATCTCACCCTTTTCATGGACCGCGCTTTGAGGCCTACAAAGAATTGGCTTCTGCTGGAAAAGCCGGTGGTTCTCTCATGGTAGCCCAGCTATCTTACGCAGGACGCCAAGCTCTGGCCGCAAACTCGCGAACCGCGGCAATTGCACCGTCCATCGTACCCTATCGTAA CTCGAAAGCCACGGATGCACAAAATACAATGTTTGTGACAACACGAGAAGCAACTCAAGCGGATATTGACTTCCTCATCGAAGGGTTTGTGCACGCAGCGGAATACCTGGAGGCTGCAGGCTTTGATGGAATTGAGCTACACGGCGCCCATGGTTATGTGATCGCACAGTTTCTATCGCCGCGCACAAACAAGAGAGTAGACAGCTATGGAGGCTCTCTGGCCAACCGTATGCGATTCTTGCTAGAGATATCCAAGAAAATCCGCGCGAGGACGTCACCATCcttcatcgtcggcgtcaagctcaacagTGTCGAGTTCCAAGAAGGCGGCTTTGGAGCAGCTGAGGCCGCTGAGGTATGCCGCGTGTTACAAGATGAGGTCGGGATGGACTTTGTCGAGTTGAGCGGTGGCACTTTGGAGAAAGTAGGCCATGAGTGGACTAAAGAGACAACTATAAATCGTGAGGCTTTCTTCCTCCGATTTGCCGAATTAATCGTTCCGCAGTTGGGAAAGACAGCCGCAGAGCGCCGCACCAAAGTTTTTATTACGGGAGGGTTGCGGACAGTCGATGCGATGATAAGCGCGCTGAGTACAGTAGATGCCGTCGGTATCGCCCGCCCGGCTGCTCAAGAGCCTTGGATCGGAAGAGATCTGCTCAGTGGGAGAGTGACGAGTGTAGTCAAGCCAGTATCTCCCTTTGACAACGATAGTACGCTTGGGCTCATCTTGGCTGGTGCCCAGATGCAGCAGGTGGCTTCTGGTTTCCAGCCGTTTGACTCAAGCGATGAGGAGGCAATCAAGTCCTTCttgaaagacaaagaggctCACGAAGCAGCTGCGATTGTGGACCATGAAAGGAAGCGCCCGTGGTTTCCCTTGGTGACTTCCGCTAACAGCACGCCATATGAGAGTCCTTAA
- a CDS encoding flavin reductase like domain-containing protein, with protein sequence MSTPPTSTISPPIYYWGTPVVLITTENEDGTFNIAPMSSAWWLGNRCMLGLSADSQSTINLIRTKQCVINMADDTMVGAVNALAMTTGSKAVTTAMEDMGYLYFKRSQGYQCVKDKFSRAGLTPAASNVVRPPRIAECPAQMEAELKGVYDMMGDMDIRGFIALEVMVLQTHVHESIRWDGYPNRIDPDKWHPLIMSFAQFYGLKYKKITQSTMTQIDEEAYRPFANAVDETTIMEEI encoded by the coding sequence ATGTCTACTCCTCCGACTTCGACAATCTCGCCACCAATTTACTATTGGGGCACGCCCGTCGTACTCATCACCACCGAGAACGAGGACGGGACTTTTAACATTGCGCCTATGTCCTCGGCCTGGTGGCTTGGAAATCGATGCATGCTTGGTCTAAGTGCTGATTCACAATCGACCATCAACCTGATTAGAACCAAGCAGTGCGTGATCAACATGGCTGACGATACCATGGTCGGAGCGGTTAATGCCTTGGCAATGACTACTGGGTCGAAAGCGGTGACGACGGCTATGGAGGACATGGGATACTTGTACTTTAAACGCAGTCAAGGATACCAGTGCGTGAAAGACAAATTTTCACGTGCAGGATTGACCCCTGCGGCTTCCAACGTGGTTCGACCGCCTCGAATTGCAGAGTGTCCGGCTCAGATGGAAGCAGAGTTGAAAGGAGTATACGACATGATGGGTGACATGGATATAAGGGGGTTTATCGCGCTGGAAGTGATGGTATTGCAAACGCACGTCCATGAGAGCATTCGCTGGGATGGATACCCTAACCGAATTGACCCCGATAAATGGCATCCTTTGATCATGAGCTTCGCTCAGTTTTACGGATTAAAGTACAAGAAGATTACCCAGTCTACTATGACCCAAATCGACGAAGAAGCATACAGGCCTTTCGCCAATGCTGTTGACGAAACGACAATAATGGAAGAGATATAA